In the Deltaproteobacteria bacterium genome, one interval contains:
- a CDS encoding MBL fold metallo-hydrolase: protein MGKEEAHRNWIKFIGTAGARFVVAKQLRSSGGLWLSFQGVNLYLDPGPGALVRCLASKPKLDPTKLDGILLSHKHLDHSGDINAMIEAMTEGGYRRHGVLFAPEDALEEDPVIFRYVRSYVDQTKVLKENGNYAVGGLKFSTAGRHIHSVETYGFNFYLFGLTVSCITDTKFYPELLSQYPGELLIMNVVLLTEPQHPIDHLSIQDVKEILKKCRAKTVVLTHFGMRMLQAKPWEMAERLSQETGLKVIAARDGMTLVVDDL from the coding sequence ATGGGTAAGGAAGAAGCGCATAGAAACTGGATCAAGTTCATCGGTACGGCGGGCGCCCGCTTCGTAGTGGCCAAACAACTGCGATCTTCCGGTGGCCTCTGGTTATCCTTTCAGGGGGTTAACCTCTACCTGGACCCCGGGCCTGGAGCCCTGGTGCGCTGCCTGGCCAGCAAGCCCAAACTCGACCCAACGAAACTGGATGGAATTCTCCTCTCGCACAAACATCTTGACCATTCAGGCGACATCAACGCCATGATCGAAGCCATGACGGAAGGTGGGTACCGCCGTCATGGTGTTCTTTTTGCCCCGGAAGATGCTCTCGAAGAAGATCCGGTTATTTTCCGCTATGTCCGAAGTTATGTGGACCAGACCAAGGTTTTAAAAGAGAATGGGAATTATGCTGTGGGAGGTTTGAAATTTTCCACGGCCGGCAGGCATATCCATTCCGTGGAGACCTACGGATTTAATTTTTACCTTTTCGGCCTGACGGTTTCTTGCATAACGGACACAAAATTTTATCCCGAACTCCTTTCCCAGTACCCCGGTGAGCTGCTCATCATGAATGTCGTCCTTCTCACCGAACCCCAACATCCGATTGACCATCTTTCCATCCAGGATGTAAAGGAGATCCTGAAAAAGTGCCGGGCTAAAACCGTTGTCCTGACCCACTTCGGAATGCGCATGCTCCAAGCCAAGCCATGGGAAATGGCGGAACGATTAAGCCAAGAGACCGGGTTAAAAGTCATTGCCGCCCGGGATGGGATGACCCTGGTAGTGGATGATTTATAG
- a CDS encoding nucleotidyltransferase domain-containing protein: MNLVTRKGTIVPNMSTKDKSNNISSTLFGKTRRAVLSLLYTHTDETFYLRQISRTAGAGLGAVQREVGQLFRAGIIRRIGRGRNVYYQANPDCPVFEELKSLVVKTAGVGDVLRAAFTPLADHIKIALIYGSFARGEEKQNSDIDVLIIGIVTFAEIVSVLRQAQEKLSREINPTVYPSDEFQSKLAAGNHFLKMVLKENKIFLIGDERELTRLAQKRLAD, encoded by the coding sequence ACCAGAAAAGGTACAATCGTACCCAATATGAGTACAAAAGATAAGAGCAATAATATATCATCCACTCTGTTTGGCAAAACCCGACGTGCTGTTCTATCCCTACTCTATACCCACACCGATGAAACTTTCTATCTCAGACAGATCAGCCGTACCGCCGGCGCCGGTCTGGGAGCTGTTCAGCGGGAGGTGGGGCAACTTTTTAGGGCGGGGATTATCCGTCGCATAGGACGTGGGCGAAATGTTTATTACCAGGCCAATCCTGATTGTCCTGTCTTTGAGGAGCTAAAAAGTTTGGTGGTTAAAACGGCTGGCGTGGGCGACGTGCTGCGGGCGGCCTTTACACCTCTTGCTGACCACATAAAAATTGCCCTCATTTACGGTTCCTTTGCTCGAGGAGAAGAGAAACAAAATAGCGATATAGATGTTCTAATAATCGGTATCGTGACCTTCGCTGAGATTGTCTCGGTGCTCAGGCAAGCCCAGGAAAAGCTCAGCCGTGAAATCAACCCTACCGTTTATCCATCTGATGAATTTCAATCGAAACTGGCAGCAGGCAATCATTTCCTCAAAATGGTCTTAAAGGAAAACAAGATCTTCCTCATCGGAGACGAGCGTGAGCTTACGAGACTGGCTCAAAAACGGCTGGCTGATTGA
- a CDS encoding molybdopterin-dependent oxidoreductase, whose product MIFKTYCARMDHGGCGLLLHVEKGRIIKVEGDPDSPLNRGTICAKGVAQIERLNHPDRLRYPLKRAGAKGGGKWQRISWEEALTTVAQKILERIKQHDERGIAFAQGTPKGLELYMMIRLANGLKVPHVVTPGPICHMPRETGALITCGFFPVPDYDHPPALVLVWGSNLFQTNEEGIIGSQLRRALDGGAQLITIDPRKTLLASKAHLWLQPRPGTDLALALGMLKVIVAEDLYDREFVEKWTVGFDELKTHLQKYPLQHVAEITWIPEENIIQAARLYARTKPACIQWGNALEHTINSVQCVRALMILKAVTGNLDTPGGNVHRTSPPVMRPGEFVLSKSFGDKGEKLLSPEFRLAAQMGFTPSQSIIKTILSGKPHPIRVMYIQGGNPLLSYANAKETFQALQQLAFLAVAEIFMTPTAQLADIVLPAATNFEFDDIGHYGLPHGFILARPKVVDPPDECWPDSLMLNELGKKLEKEKLFWPDLRACLDDILKPAKITFEDFKKVGILKGKWAYRSYESEGFPTPSGKVEIYSSRFAEWGYDPLPVYYDLLESPKGDPQLTRSFPLILTSAKDPHYFHSAYRNIASLRRLSPDPVVLLNPETAVNLSLQEGDWACIETPMGTIRQKVAFDPDLHPTVVIAAYGWWFPERTDLELSGWKESNINILTDNNPPYEPAIGSTNLRAVPCRVYKE is encoded by the coding sequence ATGATCTTTAAAACTTATTGTGCCCGCATGGACCATGGGGGATGCGGGCTTCTCCTCCACGTAGAAAAAGGCCGGATCATCAAGGTTGAAGGTGACCCGGATTCTCCCTTGAATCGAGGGACGATCTGCGCTAAGGGAGTCGCTCAAATCGAGCGGCTCAATCATCCGGACCGGCTGCGGTACCCCTTAAAAAGAGCCGGGGCCAAAGGAGGAGGGAAATGGCAGAGAATTTCCTGGGAGGAAGCTCTGACCACGGTCGCCCAGAAGATCCTCGAAAGAATCAAGCAGCATGACGAGAGGGGTATCGCCTTTGCCCAGGGGACGCCCAAGGGCCTGGAGCTGTACATGATGATCCGGCTGGCCAATGGGCTCAAGGTTCCTCACGTGGTCACCCCTGGACCCATATGCCACATGCCCCGGGAGACGGGGGCCCTGATTACCTGCGGCTTCTTCCCAGTCCCGGATTACGACCATCCTCCCGCACTGGTCCTGGTATGGGGAAGTAATCTATTCCAGACCAACGAGGAAGGAATCATTGGGTCTCAATTGCGCCGGGCCCTGGATGGCGGCGCCCAGTTGATCACCATCGACCCGAGGAAGACTCTTTTAGCATCGAAAGCCCATCTTTGGCTTCAGCCCAGGCCAGGGACGGATCTGGCGCTGGCGCTGGGGATGCTGAAGGTAATCGTGGCGGAAGATCTCTATGATCGGGAGTTCGTAGAGAAGTGGACAGTGGGTTTTGATGAGCTAAAAACCCATTTACAAAAATATCCCCTGCAGCACGTTGCAGAAATCACCTGGATTCCAGAAGAAAACATTATTCAAGCCGCCCGCCTGTATGCCCGGACGAAGCCCGCTTGCATCCAATGGGGGAATGCCCTCGAGCACACTATAAACAGTGTGCAGTGCGTCCGGGCTTTGATGATCCTGAAAGCGGTCACCGGGAACCTGGATACCCCCGGGGGGAATGTGCATCGCACCAGCCCGCCGGTGATGCGTCCGGGAGAATTTGTCCTCAGCAAAAGTTTTGGCGATAAAGGAGAAAAACTCTTAAGCCCCGAGTTTCGCCTGGCGGCCCAGATGGGGTTTACCCCCAGCCAATCGATCATCAAAACGATCCTCTCCGGAAAACCACATCCCATCCGGGTGATGTATATCCAGGGGGGTAACCCCCTTTTGAGTTATGCCAACGCTAAAGAAACTTTTCAGGCCTTGCAACAACTCGCCTTCCTGGCCGTGGCCGAAATTTTCATGACCCCTACAGCCCAGCTGGCGGATATTGTTCTGCCAGCGGCCACGAATTTTGAGTTCGACGACATCGGCCATTATGGCTTACCCCACGGCTTTATCCTGGCCCGGCCCAAAGTTGTAGACCCGCCGGATGAATGCTGGCCGGATTCTCTGATGCTTAACGAATTAGGGAAGAAATTGGAAAAAGAGAAGTTGTTTTGGCCGGACCTGCGAGCGTGCCTGGACGATATTTTGAAACCGGCCAAGATAACCTTTGAGGATTTTAAAAAAGTGGGCATCCTGAAAGGAAAGTGGGCCTATAGAAGCTATGAAAGCGAAGGCTTCCCTACCCCCTCGGGAAAAGTGGAAATTTATTCCTCCCGGTTCGCCGAATGGGGATATGACCCTCTGCCCGTCTATTACGATCTGTTGGAATCTCCCAAGGGGGACCCTCAACTCACCCGTAGTTTTCCTCTGATCCTGACCTCGGCCAAAGACCCCCATTATTTTCATTCGGCCTACAGGAATATAGCTTCGCTGCGCAGGCTATCACCCGACCCGGTGGTACTGCTGAATCCGGAGACGGCGGTAAATCTTAGTTTACAAGAGGGGGATTGGGCTTGTATCGAGACTCCCATGGGAACGATTCGTCAGAAAGTGGCCTTTGACCCTGATTTGCACCCCACCGTGGTCATCGCAGCTTACGGGTGGTGGTTTCCGGAGCGGACGGATTTGGAGCTCTCTGGCTGGAAGGAATCGAACATCAATATTCTCACGGATAATAACCCCCCTTATGAGCCGGCCATTGGCTCAACGAATCTTAGGGCTGTGCCCTGTCGGGTTTACAAGGAATAA
- a CDS encoding AIR synthase family protein, translating to MNNMQTPGTPFFPYPAGKLPPEELSRLLSRYTRQDQRVVVMPGVGRDATVISFPDRYLVAKTDPITFATDQIGWYAVQVNANDIAAMGGTPRWFLATLLLPAGKTGFAEVETIFAQIAAACQELGVVLCGGHTEITYGLDRPVVVGQMLGEVEKEKLVVPEQTCPGDDIILTKGIAIEGTALIAREKKSLSELLGEDFIKQCRSLLKAPGISVVRDAQIANRTGRVHAMHDPTEGGLATGLYELATAAGVGMMVEMERIFILPETAVLCQKLRLNPLGLIASGALLIAAPEREAAKIIAALQAEGIPASVIGKIQEQEKGVKLVRQGKVEDLPVFSRDEVARFFERNESCVGS from the coding sequence ATGAATAATATGCAAACGCCCGGAACTCCCTTTTTTCCCTATCCGGCCGGAAAACTGCCTCCCGAAGAGCTTTCCAGGCTGCTTTCCCGTTATACCCGACAAGACCAAAGGGTGGTTGTTATGCCGGGCGTTGGGAGGGATGCCACGGTAATCTCCTTCCCGGATCGTTACCTGGTGGCCAAGACCGACCCCATCACCTTTGCCACGGACCAGATCGGCTGGTACGCCGTCCAAGTCAACGCCAACGATATAGCCGCCATGGGAGGGACCCCCCGGTGGTTCTTGGCCACCCTGCTCTTGCCCGCAGGGAAAACCGGTTTTGCTGAGGTGGAGACTATCTTTGCCCAAATTGCCGCAGCCTGCCAAGAACTGGGGGTTGTGCTCTGCGGCGGGCATACAGAAATTACTTACGGCCTTGACCGCCCGGTAGTCGTTGGCCAGATGTTAGGAGAGGTGGAGAAAGAAAAATTGGTCGTACCTGAACAAACCTGCCCTGGAGACGACATCATCCTTACCAAAGGAATTGCCATTGAAGGGACGGCTCTCATCGCCAGAGAGAAAAAAAGTTTATCCGAACTGCTGGGAGAGGATTTCATAAAACAATGCCGGAGCCTTCTGAAGGCACCGGGAATCAGTGTGGTACGGGATGCCCAAATCGCCAACCGTACGGGTAGGGTCCATGCCATGCATGATCCAACGGAGGGCGGGCTGGCCACAGGGCTTTATGAACTGGCTACGGCCGCCGGCGTCGGCATGATGGTGGAGATGGAAAGAATATTCATCTTGCCGGAGACAGCCGTACTTTGCCAAAAACTCAGACTAAATCCCTTAGGGTTGATTGCCTCGGGTGCTCTCTTAATCGCAGCCCCGGAAAGAGAAGCAGCCAAGATCATAGCAGCCCTTCAGGCCGAAGGGATTCCCGCATCCGTGATCGGAAAAATTCAGGAACAGGAGAAGGGAGTCAAGCTGGTGAGGCAGGGCAAGGTGGAGGATTTACCCGTCTTCAGCAGGGACGAAGTGGCCAGGTTTTTCGAAAGGAATGAATCATGCGTGGGATCGTGA